The nucleotide sequence TTTAGATGTTCATCGGTAAACCCAAACAGGTACTTTTGTTTTTCCCATGATAAGCAGTAATATTTTTATGGCCCATTTGTGGCATCTATTGGTTAATTAATAATACTCTTTATGAACATCTTCCTGAAATTTCTGCTTTTTTGCATTCAACTGACCAAATTGTCTGCAGGGATGGAAGTTGTCATGGGAACAAAATAATCTAGTATATTTTGTCATGGGAACAAAATAATCTGCATTCAACTGACCAATCCATATGTTCTTTAGTGGTTGTTCTGCACAGCCAGTAATTGCTTTTGAAAGATTTTGCTAACGAGGAAATATTTTGCAGGATCAAGGCTTAGATATAATATCTGAAGGTCTGGATACCCTAAAGAATATGGCCCATGACATGAATGAAGTAGGATGTTTATTTTGCATTATGGAATTACATTATGAAAATGAAAACTACTCTAATTTCCTTGTATCTTACAGGAACTGGACAGGCAAGTTCCTCTTATGGATGAAATTGACACTAAGGTCAAATACTTTGCTTCCGCTAGACTTGTCTATTTAGAAGCGAGATAAAATTTgggtttatatatataaatatatatatatatatatatatttatatatatatagtgaagcATCATTACAATGTGCAGGTCGACAAGGCTACCTCAGACCTGAAAAATACTAATGTCAGACTCAAGGATACTGTCAATCAGGTAGCTTTAATAATTTCACTTCAAGGCAATAATGTTGGATATATTGTAGCAACACGTATTTCCCAGCAACTTACAATTTCATCTCTAATTAGTTCCCTGGTTATATTTTTTCAGCTAAGATCCAGTCGCAATTTTTGCATTGACATAATATTATTGTGCATCATCCTTGGCATCGCAGCTTATCTGTACAAGTAAGCTTCGCTGCTGTGACTTTAGATTACCGCATAATGAAATTTATTCGTGATATTAGACTCAGTTTCATTATCTCCAATTGTTTTTTCAATTCTGATCTCATGTCATCCTTCGATATGAATTGCATAATTCTTTAGTGGAACGAATTACACGAATCCTGAGATTAATCATTTGTGCAAAGCAGAGAGTTTTATGGAACTCTCTTCAAATATTAATAGCCTTTCACTTGATGCAGTGTTTTAAAGAAATGAGACGGTGGTAAAGGAAACGGGTATCTCCTGTTTGTTGTCCAGCTTGTGTTTTCTTGAGAACAAAGCAAATGCTAGTGTGGGtgtgtatcattactgtttgttgCCTCATTCTATTTATACTTTGCTCGACTTTTACTGTATATTCGCTTTCAGCAGACTCTTCTTGTTTGTTGTTGGCACACTATGGAGGAGACTCATGATTCatggcttctctctctctctctctctctctccttccttgGATGGTTCTCTATCGAAAGCATCAATGCACGAAGGAGCAGATGAAGTTGTAAAGGTAGCAACAGCCATGAAGACAAAAAGGAGCAATATTATGTTCTGAAACACCCACCACCAATCCGCTGAGCTTATATCCAAATTCTAGTCAATTAAGGCCACAAGTAAATATTTTTCGTAAACAATGCGCAAACAACACATGAAAAATGATCCCTTCACAACTCGAGTCAGCCTTTTATCCTAAACCGAGACAGGAAAAGAAGTTGCATCATGGAATCCCTACAGTTTAGTTTTACATGAACCGGCATTTTTACGATATAATTTTCAAAAGAAAAACCAACCAACGGGACCGAATAAATACCGTTAAAGAACAAACAACGGAAGCTTTTTTTCTGAATGCATGTTTCATTTAAAGAACAACCTGTCGGTGGAACAAAACGTATAAATATAACTTAATTGAACGTGCGAAAAATATCACTATGCTACCACTAAACAAGCCAACAAGAATGGACTTCGGATTAATTCCCTCAAACAATATAGATTACTAAAAATAGTTCAGCATATAGTCGTTACTAGCATATCAAAACTTCACATCACCCCTTTGTTCCTAGGCCACATTCAGAACCCTCCCAGAGGGAGTGAGTATGGCAGCTCAACCATACCATTCCTTACCTCTTTGCCTTTGCcaacataaaaagaagaagaagaagaagaagaaaagataaaaaagcaTCATGGTCACCGCATTTTGTAGTGTTGGGTTCTAGAAACTTGACAGTGCTGTCCGTTTAATGAGTACTTGAGCATTATGTCCACATCACGTGGATTCCTCTCATTGGGCTCCACCGTCAAGCTACCGACCACTGCTTCTCCCTCACAAATCGTCAGCACATCTTCAAGGTAAAGTACAGTTTGTTTCCAGTGGGTGGCCTTCGATCTCGGGCCTGCAGAGAACATTTCATccgtgcataatcaaaatttaatggaATCAATAATGTAACCGTTAACAACCATGCAGTTTCCAATCTTGTTAGGGATGAGAGCATCGCACCCCTTACAAAATAGGCGATGCAGCAGAATCTAACACCTGAACTATTTTTCTTAAATGTGTATGTCGCACTAAGGTGTCACGAACAAAAAGAGCACCTATATGTTAGATGGTCAGTGTCTTGCAACTGCAACGATCTTCAATGTGCTCCTACTATGCTTGCAACATCCAAACTTAGCTAGCTACAAACTCATCGAGTCAAATCCATCCTTTCTGACATTTCAAGTGTCACGGGTATTATCATAGACCCAATTTCACAAACAGGAGAAATTTACTGACTAATGAAGTCCATACCTAACTATCGGTTTCAGAAAATATTCACATTTGAAAATTACTAACTAAAGTAAAATGTCCCACATTATGAACAGTATTGACTACTTGAACATAGAGGTCAGAAATCTGAATCATATAATTAAAGATCGGCAGCTAACTCAAGGTAAACTTGCTTACATTTTTACGGCATACTTTCATACGAGCATCAATAAGCCAATAAATTAATTATCAAGCATGAACGTAAATGCTGAATTAGTATGTCTCAAAAATAGAATGCAACAAAGAAGATAACCAACCAGTAGAAAAGCCCATCAGCTTGTGGCATTTGGTGAACGAAACATCAAAGTAAGCCACAAGAGCATGTATGTAGTCATTGCGTTCTGCCACTAGTTTAAAAGGAGCCATGAAGGAGACATCGCCCGGTGCCATTTTAGAAATATCCATTGTCTAAGACAATCAGCAAAAATGGTTCAGACAACTGATGATCAAAGACATCAACGGAGGAGAGATGATGcacagagatagagagagatgaTAACAAAGATCACCTTGAGTAACTGGCAATTGGTAACAATTTGATTCTGGTCAACTGTATCAACAAGTGGTTCAATCATAGCCTGTTTCTTGATACAGctcatgtcaaaaccatacacatTGTTCCAGACTAAAACAAGAAAAACAACTCCATAAGAAACAGTAACCAGCATAGagaacaaaacgaaacagagtttGCTATAAATAAGATCTTGAAGCACGTCTGCAATGATCACTTGGCCTTTTCCTTAGAAACTACAGAATATCTTACACTAAGTGGCTGATGCTGACTGCAAATAAAACATAGAAGGAAAAAGGCTCACATTCGATCTTATCTTCTTTGTATTCAGCATCCTCAATCGCCGTCAAATATAATGAAGCTTTGTCTGGTAAGACGATCCCATTGTTGTTCTACAAgaaagaatttttaaaaaaaatcatatttttgttGCTCTCGTCTTGGATGGGTCTCAGTCAACCTAGTAACCATCACATTTTTGCCTTTTAGGACTCCAAGTAaccaaacaaaacaaaagaacatATCAACAAATGTATTATGTCAGAAAAGCTCAAATATATTAATCATCATTATGTAAAAATTTTATCACAAATGACAGAACAACATAGCAGTCAACCAAATTTGACTTATTAATATAAGCCCATTCGTCCAGATAGAACCTCAATTTATATATAAACTTCCTCAGGACTAGAATATTTGCCTCTCAGTTGCAGGCTCATAAATTCTATTGGGATTGGCATAATGGCAACAGATAGTGTGGACTATGAGTACCTACCAAATCCTGCAACTAATTTAAATCATGTTGCAGCTTATTCTCTCACACAAGTGAAGCATTCTCCTAGTAATTGCAAGTCTCTGAACAATTCACCATAGTCAATTTTCCAAGCAACAACATATCTGGTTGTTGCACTTGGGTGACACTCCTTTTTGTTGGAACACTGAATCCCAAAGAATGTAGATACTGGCTCTTACAGTTCATGAGGTGCATAGATTGTTCTTATATATCCTGTACTTAATTGCAGCAAGTGGAAGACAGAACAAAAAAAGATAACAGCGCATGTCGCTTTCTGCTTCTCAAACCAATAATCTATTGATCTTCTCATATGCCATTTTTTTAGTAAAATTAATAAGGTTTCATATAATTGATGGAAAAATGGAACTTATGATTGGCAATGTTTTGCTTGCATGGTCAGGGTCATTTCTTCTTGTCCTTGACCATTTAAAAGAAAAGTTTTTTATACTATCATCAAGGTTTCCTTGTGATTAGATACTGATTATGCATAGACCTTAAACTTTTCTCAGATTGTAGCCCTAAAATTGACAGAACTTATGATTGGCAATGTTTTGCTTGCATGATCAGGGTCATTTCTTCTTGCTCTTggccacttaaaaaaaaaaaattatactatcACCAAGGTTTTCTTGTATTTAGACACTGATTATGCTTTTGACAAGCTTAGACCTCGACTTTTCTCAGACTGTAGCCCTAAAAAAGTTATCCCGATGTTCCTTTGACTGATATTCAATCCATGGTAGGTCAAGCGCAACAAACGAAGATAATGGCAAACCTAACCATGTAGCACAAAGATATGTACAGTACCAATAGGTACTTACATGGCATAGAAAGAGAATACAAGCGAGATATATGAAACAAAGAAATAATTAGAGAATCACTTACAAGCCACTTATCACGTGCATAAAGAACTGTGTTTAGCATGTTCTCAAAAAGTAGGAAATAACCCATCCACTCAGAGATTATCACGTCCACATGGGCCACTGGAAGTTCAATCTCTTCTACCTTCCCCTTTAGCACTGTTATCACTGAATTGAACATAGAACAAACATAAGATATAAGTTAGTAGCAGAATCATCCAACATAAAAGAAGATATAATCACCATTAGAATATCCATTTGTCTGAACAATTTCTTTTGCCATGTCAGCCATAAGGGAGCACTCCACCTGCAAAGGAGATTTAACTTCACCAATTGAATCACAGAAAAAAAAATGCACAAAACTAGTAATGATAGTCACATATCTTACCAAACCAGGCATACTATCCTACCTTGATAAAATATGTCGGTAGAGACTGCCTAACCTTACTAATAAAAGAAAAGTTGTAGAAGTGGTAAGAAAGGGAGGAGATTAAGGTTTCACAGAAAGACTACAATTAGGGTTCCTATATGTATTAAGCTACGTTGCTGAAGAATTTAATGTGTCAGAAAAGCATTTTTCAATGAGTCAGAAGTCATAAATTTCCAACCATTTCTATGGCTATTCTACTTACCACAGAAAGGCATCAATCTCATAAACTTGCAGGAGTGCAATTTCCAACCAGTAAGATTTAAAGAAAATAAGGTCATTTAGATTATTACTTACAGCATATACATGCTTTGCCCCTGCTTTTGCACAAAAAAGAGACAAAATTCCTGTTCCTGCACCCACGTCAAGGACGACCTTGTTCTTGAAAAGAAAGCTATTCTGATAAATAACATTTTGATAGGTCTTCGTCCTAACAACATCTTTCAACATTTCCTGCAGGATACATATAATGAAAGGAAATTACTGCATAGACAGATTTCACACTTGAAGCCACTCCAAAATCCACTGACACTAATAGGATACAAATAAGTGGCATTAACGGAAGATAAACCAAAGTTTAGTGACATCATAAATCACACATCGATGCTGAAGTCAATTCAAAGTAGTTCCTACAAACCAGCTAGGGAAATGTCTAAAAATATCTTAAACCCTATCATCTGAACAAATAGCAATGATTATCTTAACAAATTTAGTGTATGCTTATATGGTTCCGCCCAAGCTTCTTATATTGCATATACAACTACCGTACATAATTGATGCTAAGACTTCAAAGGATCAGAAAAAGCAACAACAGAACTCACAtgcacataataaacaaaatgaactCACACCAGACCTATTGTAGGCCACACCTAGCTTACACAACATGATCCTTCCAACAAAATGAATAAGATTCCAGCACATACAACCACACACAAACTAAGAGAAAACTGAAAAAGATAGTACAACCATCAGAATATATTAAGCACAGGTAGTTACATAATGCAGCCAAGTCAGACAACAATGGTCTCTAGACAGAAAACTGTGCAGTGAACAGCTAAAGAGAAAAATGTAGATAATAGCTGAGCTAATAGAAAATCCTAGTTGAATGTTCCAGTGATTAATAAAAGACgatgaaaataaaagcaaacaAAGACGAAGGAAAAGGCGACTCAACTAGATTCATATACAAGGAAACCATTGACTGAATAATTCAAACTAAAATAAGTACACCTTCTGAACAGCAATAATTTCATGAATTTCATTAAAGTAGATGCATATGATCATCACTTATCTACCATGGTTACCGCTAGTGCCTCATGAATCAGTGCACAAAGAACTTACTTCATGGATACCTGCATAgagaaagataaaaaaacacATAAGTTTCTCAATGATTAACATATTTAGAGCCTAAATTTAAACCAATACAATCTTTGTCACATTACGCAAAAAGTCACAAGTCTCAAATTTTAGCAGCCTCAATCACTAACACCACAGAGGGAAAACAAAAAACTTGACAAATCCTCAAAGTgacgaaagaataaaaaataaaaaggaagtctTTAATTTAGACATGAAATCAACTGACTTATACCAGCAGATGAAGTTACAAACATCAGTGTTTCAGTGTTTTATATTGCTTTCAACAGAGCATGCATATTAAGAAAAGACAGTGAAGTTAGGAACATCAGCATATCATGTTTTCCATTGCCCTCGACTGACCACCTTACCACATTACTACAATTTGAGACAAAAAACGATCGCTATCTCACAGGGTTTTACTTCACAAACCCCGAAAAGGACCCACGATCATCAACACACAATAAAGGAAGATTATTTACGGTACATACAAGCTAAAAACATCAACAAGCgcaaaaatcaaattttgaaagcaaaagtCATACGAAAAACGAAATCAAACAACTTACTGCCACTACACTACCAAATCCATTAATATATTTTTGTTTCACTCTTCTCTTCGGCGAAGAAGCTAATAAGTGGGCCGAAAAGGGTTTGTGGATCAGAGAAAGAGAACGAGCGATACCGAAGTGGGAATAGGAATCGAAGTAGTAGTCGGCGCTAGTCTTGTCGCTGCCAATTAAGGGCGAGTCCTCGAGGTTGGAGCTCTCGGCCTTCTCCTCGATGGCCACGACCTCCGGCGCCTCCTCCTGCCCTTTCCCCCCATCGAGGTTCATCCCATCGGCGTCCGGGGTGCTCTTCTGTCCGGAGGGAGCGAGCGCCTTGTTCCCCCCCTTTCGCCGTCCCATTGAAGAAGAGAGCAGTAGAGGAGGCGCAGCAGCAGGAGACGGAAGAGCGCGTTAGGGTTTTGGGCCTGTGGACTTTGGAGACACAACGGGCGAAACGAGAGGGCTTTATAGGAACAGGGAACCAGAGGTGGTTTCCTAATTAGCTTCTTCGAAAACAGGAGACAATATTTTCCACCTATAATGAGATGCCACGATGCCAAAAGTGACTTCATCATGTCCGAATAACCCAGAACCGTGTTTCCCATCCGGAACATGACATCTAATAGATGGATGCAGAGTCACCTATAAAACGTTATCTTCCGCTGCTGCAAAAATACTGGAAATATCATCATCTTCCGAGTATAATGTATAACTCTAAAAACTTTAAATCGATCtaacaaatataaaaaattatttttcacctcTTATTCTTTGATCACATTAtatcatttaattattttattattattttatgataccgaaaataaaaaaaaatacttattaTTTTATGATACCGATAATAAAAAAAGTTCTGacgattaaaaataataataataataataatataaaaaagaaacaaaaaagggtgattgtataaaattaaatattaatttgaggATATTTACGTGTGTTCATACCCTTAGCTTGTTTGATTacttataagttttttttttttaaattaatatatttttatttttttaataaattgaaaagaaaaaagggGTCATCATCTTTTCTTTGGCAATATTATAAATTGTTGGCCAACATTCGAGGACGATGAGCCATTACGTCTCCTACTCCATCTTATATTAATTGTTTAGTCTTATTCTTCTTGCTCAATAAGCAACGATGATGATCGACGTTGAACAACATCGAATGATGGAGTGCAGCTAgagtaataataattatatatatatatatatatatatatatatatatgatgggattttagataataaaaatataatttagtatTGTTAAGTGGATTATCAAATAGTAAAGTATGGTTGCCAATCGTAAGCGTCTTGGGGTTAAATAGCAAAAGGGAGTTGCCCAAATCTCCTTTCTGTTTGTCTTAAAAACTGTTTCACTTTCAATGTGATGAAATATCATATTTGCCATTATCAATTTTAATGTCATATAACACTCCTCCAATTATCTATCATCCAttcagaaacaaaattcagttaacTAATACTAGTCTTACTATCAACTGTTAGTTTGGattcaaataaataatatatacatattaataATACTTAAGATATACTGTCATAAATGGTTCGTGAAGATTGTTGTCCTCATTTAGAATGATACTAtgtgcatttttttttattttacctacccacctatatatatatatatatatatatatatacatatatataaatatatatatatacatatacatatacatatacatatatacatatatatatatatatacatacatacatatatatatacatatatacatacatacatatatatatacatatatacatatatacatatatatatatatatgtgtatgtatgtatgtatatatgtatatatatatatatatatttatttatttggatgATATATACATTAttggaaaaaaatatattaaaaaatataacttaTAAAGTAGTCTAATCACATGAATTTTAGGGTATGAAGTCAGCATTATCGTATacaaaatacaaaacaaaaataatttaaaaaagaattagagagaagattttttatagaaaatgacttctttcttttttccaaGGAGAGATGATTTCAAAATTAGGAATTATGACTTTATATATTGAAAGTTGCATTTCTTAGCAATATTGTGCATTGAAAAAAAATGTAAATGACTTTTTATTTTCTAGCTTATTAAGCCTAATATTGCCCATGGAGTGAAAATATCCTAATGTTGCGAGGTTAACATCAAATCATGACAAACATGCACTTAATTATAGAGTATTCCATATTAGACTATTTTGTCATAAGTTATTATTAGGATTAAGTGGGCAAGAggtagggtgaattagtgcttcgaTAAAAACCTCAACGATTCAAAAACTTTCGTTCCATGAAAATCCGTGTCGAAAATGTTGaaggtgtgcttgacttagaataaatgtaataaataattaaaaaaaatcaatgcaaagcaaaatagaaatgcaaaacgagttttatagtggtttggtcatcgtgacctacgtccacttttgaTCCCTCTTCACTTGAGACCAttgacttccactaccgatcatcttttcaatgggcgaagatcaactatccttacacgCTTTCTCTTTTTTATAGGTTCAGGAGAAaatctttacacccctcttttacaagtgtttCCCCACACACCTCTCTTAGTACTATCACTAAgctgaggagggactctatacttaaaaagTTTACAACCATCGGATCatagattttttgctctattttcgtGTGTATTCAAAACAAGAATTTGTGAGGTATTTATAaatcctaaatgacttcaaaacttggagccaaaattcaaatcctcggaCTTTTGGGgtattggcgataccatcgcctgctaGTCTACTACTCGATGGTACTATCGCCCAGTTTGGcattaccatcgcctgacacactgacactggacggtaccaccgcctagtctaacagtaccatcgcctgacacaatcttgaaaACTGTATCTATACGGAaccatcgcctagtttgggtggtaccaccactagaccTTGCTATAGGACACTGAATGGGCTAAACAATAAGCCCAATTCAGTCTTGattcaggctcaattggcccataattaagttggcATTATTTTCACcctaataccgactcaattagacctaaactaactcgatttaaataaattattataaaacattaaccacatattgtccgacatgtcattgattcatccgacgcttcgtacgacccttcggcacatcgtcctctccttcagcagattgcccaatcaacatattttcttctcacaacatccaatctccttggtgcaatgtccgatcttcttagcccaatgcccgaatttaTGGTTCGAAGCCTTATGCCGACACatctgttgaatcttgaattttgatgatgaaaccaattgataagtgtttatgaatcgatctacgttttgagtgacgtacgatgcttcgatcaggatgagacaattaaagcatgaagaatcatgttaggctggtggaatatgtcaaaagattgaaagtttagccgaaggatcggatgacgtatcgacagaaagcttcgggccatggatttgggcatcgggctaagaagagcgaaaattacaccaatgatatcagagttgcagaggtcaattggccgattgggtaataggtcgcaagagaggacgatgcgtcaaaaaatcagacgaagcatcgatggaccaatgacatgccagacaacatgattcatgtttagtaataattttctagatcaaagtgtgtttttacatgtgcaggattaactacgatagcaaagcataaagcaaaatgaagtcccgaagtcaagaatacgattttgttgggagttcgagagttcgtcggaagtccgaacgttcgttggaagttctatcggaattaatcaagattcctggagcttgccaaagaagctcatcgaactcaccaagaagatcatcgtgaagtccaggagcttaccgggagttcactggaacattgccaagagatcgtcggaagttcgtcgaaagattgccggaagctcaccggaagaaacctagacttacgaactttatttagcttagtaaatatcttaaaattcatagttagcatataatagggattataattgggccaacctaattaggggacagttgggccaagtttgggctgtgttgggccactaGAAAGGGCCAAataatgaccaaacaagtgaaaccgtcgtggcacaatctctgagattgtgtcaggcgatggtaccacccaaacttagACTTTGAGActatttgggcagtggtaccgctagtccagtctgggcggtggtaccccccagtgtcaggctacaggcggtggtaccgcccataccctaaaatttcgagggtttgaattttgggcttcaaatttgaatccatttggggcctataaatactctagctatttctgcatggataagcaagaaatattgagcaaaactatatgattctaaagttgtaaaccttaaaaAGTTTAGTTCTCTCATCCTAAAACtttgagagagttctaagggaggtgtgagagggataccttgtaaaacagggttgtaaaatgttgtctcctaaacctgtgaaaaagagaagagggatgtaaaaggtggttggtcttcacctattgaaggaagaccgataatagatgccggtggcctcgacggaagaggaatcggcggagtggatgtaggtcacgacgaccgaaccactataaaaatctgatttgcgcttctcttgagcaatttactttaactgcaaaccactttatttgctttacatccactatgctcttctgtGCACTtttaaagttattacctttacgaaatggtttttcgtcggaaacagatttaatcgcaacgaagttttgaactgacgtaatttttaccgctgcactaattcaaacccccccccccctcttagtgccgactcttttcctaacagttggtatcagagcctc is from Musa acuminata AAA Group cultivar baxijiao chromosome BXJ1-6, Cavendish_Baxijiao_AAA, whole genome shotgun sequence and encodes:
- the LOC135676677 gene encoding probable protein arginine N-methyltransferase 1, giving the protein MGRRKGGNKALAPSGQKSTPDADGMNLDGGKGQEEAPEVVAIEEKAESSNLEDSPLIGSDKTSADYYFDSYSHFGIHEEMLKDVVRTKTYQNVIYQNSFLFKNKVVLDVGAGTGILSLFCAKAGAKHVYAVECSLMADMAKEIVQTNGYSNVITVLKGKVEEIELPVAHVDVIISEWMGYFLLFENMLNTVLYARDKWLNNNGIVLPDKASLYLTAIEDAEYKEDKIEFWNNVYGFDMSCIKKQAMIEPLVDTVDQNQIVTNCQLLKTMDISKMAPGDVSFMAPFKLVAERNDYIHALVAYFDVSFTKCHKLMGFSTGPRSKATHWKQTVLYLEDVLTICEGEAVVGSLTVEPNERNPRDVDIMLKYSLNGQHCQVSRTQHYKMR